One window of Quercus robur chromosome 5, dhQueRobu3.1, whole genome shotgun sequence genomic DNA carries:
- the LOC126725191 gene encoding mannosylglycoprotein endo-beta-mannosidase-like isoform X6, whose protein sequence is MSTEIGKNVATQYVLGWDWMAPIRDRNTGIWYEVFVSITGPVKIIDLQLVSSFFDDYKRVYLHATTKLENRRAWVAECSLNIQVTMGVEGNVSLVEHLQTLHLSFPAGSHMQYMFPKVSDSIHSYENFEKNSLLSACLFLKQFKI, encoded by the exons ATGTCCACGGAG ATTGGAAAAAATGTTGCCACACAATACGTTCTGGGTTGGGATTGGATGGCTCCTATAAG GGATAGAAACACTGGCATATGGTATGAGGTGTTTGTATCAATAACTGGG CCAGTGAAAATAATTGATCTGCAATTGGTTTCATCGTTTTTTGACGATTACAAGAGGGTGTATTTGCATGCTACAACAAAGTTAGAAAATAGACGTGCCTGGGTTGCTGAGTGTTCTTTGAATATCCAAGTAACAATGGGAGTTGAGGGAAACGTTTCTTTAGTAGAGCATCTTCAGACTCTACACTTGTCATTCCCTGCTGGATCACATATGCAATATATGTTTCCTAAGGTCAGTGATAGCATTCATTCTTATGAGAATTTTGAGAAGAATAGTCTTCTTTCAGCTTGCCTCTTTCTTAagcaattcaaaatttaa
- the LOC126725191 gene encoding mannosylglycoprotein endo-beta-mannosidase-like isoform X7: MSTEVSPLGKRRRSRNIGKNVATQYVLGWDWMAPIRDRNTGIWYEVFVSITGPVKIIDLQLVSSFFDDYKRVYLHATTKLENRRAWVAECSLNIQVTMGVEGNVSLVEHLQTLHLSFPAGSHMQYMFPKIMFRSIRKTRV, from the exons ATGTCCACGGAGGTTAGCCCTTTGGGTAAACGCCGTCGTTCCCGGAAC ATTGGAAAAAATGTTGCCACACAATACGTTCTGGGTTGGGATTGGATGGCTCCTATAAG GGATAGAAACACTGGCATATGGTATGAGGTGTTTGTATCAATAACTGGG CCAGTGAAAATAATTGATCTGCAATTGGTTTCATCGTTTTTTGACGATTACAAGAGGGTGTATTTGCATGCTACAACAAAGTTAGAAAATAGACGTGCCTGGGTTGCTGAGTGTTCTTTGAATATCCAAGTAACAATGGGAGTTGAGGGAAACGTTTCTTTAGTAGAGCATCTTCAGACTCTACACTTGTCATTCCCTGCTGGATCACATATGCAATATATGTTTCCTAAG
- the LOC126725191 gene encoding mannosylglycoprotein endo-beta-mannosidase-like isoform X5: MSTEVSPLGKRRRSRNIGKNVATQYVLGWDWMAPIRDRNTGIWYEVFVSITGPVKIIDLQLVSSFFDDYKRVYLHATTKLENRRAWVAECSLNIQVTMGVEGNVSLVEHLQTLHLSFPAGSHMQYMFPKVSDSIHSYENFEKNSLLSACLFLKQFKI; this comes from the exons ATGTCCACGGAGGTTAGCCCTTTGGGTAAACGCCGTCGTTCCCGGAAC ATTGGAAAAAATGTTGCCACACAATACGTTCTGGGTTGGGATTGGATGGCTCCTATAAG GGATAGAAACACTGGCATATGGTATGAGGTGTTTGTATCAATAACTGGG CCAGTGAAAATAATTGATCTGCAATTGGTTTCATCGTTTTTTGACGATTACAAGAGGGTGTATTTGCATGCTACAACAAAGTTAGAAAATAGACGTGCCTGGGTTGCTGAGTGTTCTTTGAATATCCAAGTAACAATGGGAGTTGAGGGAAACGTTTCTTTAGTAGAGCATCTTCAGACTCTACACTTGTCATTCCCTGCTGGATCACATATGCAATATATGTTTCCTAAGGTCAGTGATAGCATTCATTCTTATGAGAATTTTGAGAAGAATAGTCTTCTTTCAGCTTGCCTCTTTCTTAagcaattcaaaatttaa
- the LOC126725191 gene encoding mannosylglycoprotein endo-beta-mannosidase-like isoform X8 — protein MAPIRDRNTGIWYEVFVSITGPVKIIDLQLVSSFFDDYKRVYLHATTKLENRRAWVAECSLNIQVTMGVEGNVSLVEHLQTLHLSFPAGSHMQYMFPKVSDSIHSYENFEKNSLLSACLFLKQFKI, from the exons ATGGCTCCTATAAG GGATAGAAACACTGGCATATGGTATGAGGTGTTTGTATCAATAACTGGG CCAGTGAAAATAATTGATCTGCAATTGGTTTCATCGTTTTTTGACGATTACAAGAGGGTGTATTTGCATGCTACAACAAAGTTAGAAAATAGACGTGCCTGGGTTGCTGAGTGTTCTTTGAATATCCAAGTAACAATGGGAGTTGAGGGAAACGTTTCTTTAGTAGAGCATCTTCAGACTCTACACTTGTCATTCCCTGCTGGATCACATATGCAATATATGTTTCCTAAGGTCAGTGATAGCATTCATTCTTATGAGAATTTTGAGAAGAATAGTCTTCTTTCAGCTTGCCTCTTTCTTAagcaattcaaaatttaa